One genomic region from Amycolatopsis sp. FBCC-B4732 encodes:
- a CDS encoding DUF998 domain-containing protein: protein MNKPLPAVSPVHGRIALGGIGLAVVISIDLHLRLSGQVSPIWQTLSEYVYGRLGNGSAAPLFSVMCLALSLGSVALLAGIAKAHRPGTTAVCVLLGVWSAGLLVCGLVPVDPDGQARSLAGQVHNLAALTAFVALPAAAFVLTKKGRERCPWEPRRTTIRCLATASFASVGVVLGGFVLTLVLGPANQEVTLGLFERLLFTVDVTLLLTMVRPLR, encoded by the coding sequence GTGAACAAGCCACTGCCTGCCGTCTCGCCCGTGCACGGCCGGATCGCGCTCGGCGGCATCGGTCTCGCGGTGGTCATCTCGATCGACCTGCACCTGCGCCTGTCCGGGCAGGTGAGCCCGATCTGGCAGACCCTGTCGGAGTACGTCTACGGCCGCCTCGGCAACGGCTCGGCCGCGCCGCTGTTCAGCGTGATGTGCCTGGCCCTGTCGCTCGGCTCGGTCGCCCTGCTCGCCGGCATCGCGAAGGCGCACCGGCCGGGCACCACCGCCGTCTGCGTGCTGCTCGGCGTGTGGTCGGCCGGGCTGCTCGTGTGCGGGCTCGTCCCCGTCGACCCGGACGGCCAAGCGCGTTCGCTGGCCGGACAGGTCCACAACCTCGCCGCGCTCACGGCGTTCGTCGCCTTGCCCGCGGCCGCGTTCGTGCTGACCAAGAAGGGCCGCGAGCGCTGCCCGTGGGAGCCGCGGCGGACGACGATCCGGTGCCTGGCCACGGCGAGCTTCGCCAGCGTCGGCGTGGTGCTCGGCGGGTTCGTCCTCACGCTCGTGCTCGGCCCGGCGAACCAGGAGGTCACGCTGGGCCTGTTCGAGCGGCTGCTGTTCACGGTCGACGTCACGCTGCTGCTGACGATGGTCCGGCCGCTGCGCTAG
- a CDS encoding TMEM165/GDT1 family protein, whose amino-acid sequence MVALISAFGLVLAVELPDKTLVATLVLTTRFRGGPVFAGVCAAFAVQCVIAVAFGSVLTLLPDLVLSLVVAAMFGLGSFMLLREGFSEADEAGEDASRTGPTPQTFLRSAMTSFGVLFAAEWGDASQLATASLAARIGNPIAVGIGAFAALVIVAGLAVFIGGKIRNRIKPKLIQRGAGFVFAGFAAFALIQLAF is encoded by the coding sequence ATGGTGGCGCTGATCAGCGCGTTCGGCCTGGTCCTCGCCGTGGAACTGCCGGACAAGACGCTGGTCGCGACGCTGGTGCTGACCACTCGTTTCCGCGGCGGTCCGGTGTTCGCCGGCGTGTGCGCCGCGTTCGCCGTGCAATGTGTCATCGCCGTCGCGTTCGGCAGTGTCCTGACGCTGTTGCCGGACCTCGTCCTTTCCCTCGTCGTCGCCGCGATGTTCGGCCTCGGTTCTTTCATGCTCCTTCGCGAGGGATTCAGCGAAGCGGACGAAGCCGGTGAAGACGCTTCGCGCACCGGCCCGACGCCGCAGACCTTCCTGCGCTCCGCGATGACGTCGTTCGGCGTGCTCTTCGCCGCCGAGTGGGGCGACGCCTCCCAGCTCGCCACGGCCAGCCTCGCCGCCCGCATCGGCAACCCGATCGCCGTCGGCATCGGCGCCTTCGCCGCCCTTGTCATCGTCGCCGGCCTGGCCGTGTTCATCGGCGGGAAGATCCGCAACCGGATCAAGCCGAAGCTGATCCAGCGCGGCGCCGGGTTCGTCTTCGCCGGCTTCGCGGCCTTCGCGCTGATCCAGCTGGCCTTCTGA
- a CDS encoding IclR family transcriptional regulator codes for MTSREGSLTLDRGLALLQAVADAGGDAATISELAVTIGASRAAVYRLLVPLSERGLVWRDGTKVRLGVGLLRLAGQVLPQLRDAAGPVLRELAEKVGATAHLSVAQGTQALAVAVVEPSWTNFHVAYRVGSRHSLTAGAAGKAMSLRPGGDGWVTSAGELEAGASGVAAPVRGVPGLKASVGVVSMEPLKAAEVGPQVVAAALRLADILKTDS; via the coding sequence GTGACCAGCCGGGAGGGGTCGCTGACGCTCGACCGGGGGTTGGCGCTGCTGCAGGCAGTGGCCGACGCCGGCGGCGACGCGGCGACCATCTCCGAGCTGGCGGTCACCATCGGGGCCAGCCGCGCGGCCGTCTACCGGCTGCTCGTGCCGCTGTCGGAGCGCGGGCTGGTCTGGCGCGACGGCACCAAGGTCCGGCTCGGCGTCGGCCTGCTGCGGCTGGCCGGGCAGGTTCTCCCGCAGCTGCGGGACGCGGCCGGGCCGGTGCTGCGCGAGCTGGCCGAGAAGGTCGGCGCGACCGCCCACCTGTCGGTCGCGCAGGGGACGCAAGCGCTTGCGGTGGCGGTCGTCGAGCCGTCGTGGACGAACTTCCACGTCGCCTACCGCGTCGGGAGCCGGCACTCGCTGACCGCCGGCGCGGCGGGCAAGGCGATGTCGCTGCGGCCGGGCGGCGACGGCTGGGTGACGTCGGCGGGTGAGCTCGAAGCAGGGGCGTCCGGGGTCGCGGCCCCGGTCCGCGGGGTGCCGGGGCTGAAGGCGAGCGTCGGCGTCGTCTCGATGGAGCCGTTGAAGGCCGCCGAGGTGGGCCCGCAGGTCGTCGCGGCCGCCCTCCGGCTGGCCGACATCCTGAAGACCGACAGCTAG